A genomic window from Thunnus thynnus chromosome 12, fThuThy2.1, whole genome shotgun sequence includes:
- the cdc73 gene encoding parafibromin, producing MADVLSVLRQYNIQKKEIVAKGDEVIFGEFSWPKNVKTNYIIWGTGKEGQPKEYYTLDSILFLLNNVHLPHPSYVRRAATENIPVVRRPDRKGLLSYLNGESSTSTSIDRSAPIEIGLQRPTQVKRAADEVSSEAKKPRIEDEERVRLDKERLAARLEGHKEGIVQTDQIRSLSEAMSVEKIAAIKAKIMAKKRSTIKTDLDDDITLKQRSFVDAEVDVTRDIVSRERVWRTRTTILQSTGKNFSKNIFAILQSVKAREEGRAPEQRPAQNTTQVDPSLRNKQPVPAAYNRYDQERFKGKEETEGFKIDTMGTYHGMTLKSVTEGASARKAQTPALQPVPRPVSQARPPPNQKKGSRTPIVIIPAATTSLITMLNAKDLLQDLKFVTSEEKKKQGIQRDNEVLLQRRKDQIQPGGTTLTVTVPYRIIDQPLKLAPQDWDRVVAVFVQGPAWQFKGWPWLLPDGSPVDIFAKIRAFHLKYDEAKTDPNVQKWDVTVLELSRHRRHLDRPVFLRFWETLDRYMVKHKSHLRF from the exons ATGGCGGATGTGTTGAGTGTTCTTCGTCAGTATAACATCCAGAAAAAAGAAATCGTCGCAAAAGGAGACGAAGTTATATTTGGAGAGTTCTCCTGGCCGAAAAATGTCAAGACCAACTACATAATCTGGGG AACTGGTAAAGAGGGCCAGCCCAAAGAGTACTATACTTTGGACTCTATCTTGTTTTTGCTCAACAATGTGCATCTCCCACATCCGTCCTATGTGCGAAGAGCTGCA ACAGAGAACATCCCTGTTGTCAGACGACCTGATCGAAAGGGCTTGCTGTCGTATCTCAATGGCGAGAGTT CTACATCGACCAGTATTGACAGAAGTGCGCCTATAGAAATAGGTTTGCAAAGGCCAACGCAAG TCAAAAGAGCAGCTGATGAGGTATCTTCGGAAGCCAAAAAACCAAGAATTGAG GATGAGGAACGAGTGCGTCTTGACAAGGAGCGTCTGGCTGCCCGTCTGGAGGGCCACAAAGAGGGCATTGTGCAGACTGACCAGATCAG atcCCTGTCTGAGGCCATGTCAGTGGAGAAAATTGCAGCCATCAAAGCCAAGATTATGGCCAAGAAACGTTCCACCATCAAAACAGATCTGGATGATGACATTACCCTGAAGCAGAGAAGCTTTGTGGACGCTGAGGTGGATGTCACCAGAGACATTGTCAGCAGAGAGAGAGTCTGGAGGACCAGGACAACCATTCTCCAGAGCACCGGAAAG AACTTCTCCAAGAACATCTTTGCCATTCTCCAGTCAGTGAAAGCCAGAGAAGAAGGGCGAGCACCAGAGCAAAGACCAGCACAGAACACTACTCAAGTG GACCCGTCCCTAAGGAACAAGCAGCCTGTCCCTGCTGCCTACAACAGATACGATCAGGAGCGATTCAAAGGAAAAGAGG AAACGGAGGGTTTCAAGATTGATACCATGGGAACCTACCACGGCATGACTCTGAAGTCAGTGACG GAAGGGGCATCTGCTCGGAAGGCCCAGACCCCAGCACTGCAGCCTGTCCCACGTCCAG TTTCACAAGCCAGACCTCCACCAAATCAGAAGAAAG GGTCCCGGACACCCATCGTCATCATCCCAGCAGCCACCACCTCGCTCATCACAATGCTCAATGCGAAGGATCTTCTGCAGGATCTAAA GTTTGTCACatcagaagagaagaagaagcagggcATCCAGCGCGACAATGAGGTTCTGCTTCAGAGGCGCAAAGACCAGATCCAGCCTGGTGGCACAACACTCACTGTCACCGTGCCATACCGTATCATTGATCAGCCGCTCAAACTGGCTCCACAGGACTG GGATCGGGTGGTGGCTGTGTTCGTGCAGGGTCCCGCCTGGCAGTTCAAGGGCTGGCCATGGCTGCTGCCCGATGGATCTCCTGTCGACATTTTCGCCAAAA TTCGAGCCTTTCATTTGAAGTATGATGAGGCAAAGACAGACCCCAATGTGCAGAAGTGGGATGTGACCGTCCTGGAGCTGAGCCGCCACAGGCGTCATCTGGACCGGCCTGTCTTCCTGCGCTTTTGGGAAACCCTCGACAG ATACATGGTGAAACACAAATCTCACCTCAGGTTTTAA
- the LOC137193875 gene encoding beta-1,3-galactosyltransferase 2: MQWRRRHCCAHTAKLLYLLSLLGVLIFLVHQVWLPRLNGMPWWRGHPVVYGGGGLQTIKARWNMSSQHSMWRFVIVPQPTLKADTNISSHEKEAVSPPQGDPSFENSLAANTSQSEEGDLSSTITHGPFPYIINEPDKCAESRPAPFLVLLIATEARQVEARNAIRQTWGNESVAPALGFIRLFLLGKNEGELGLLQQRMLEAERRRHHDIIQQDFLDSYKNLTIKTLMGMNWVAVHCPQASYVMKTDSDMFVNTEYLIHKLLRPELKPKKNYFTGNNMRGFAPNRNKNSKWYMPPELYPSDKYPTFCSGTGYVFSGDLARKIYKASLSIRHLHLEDVYVGICLAKLQIEPTPPPNEFLFNHWRVSYSSCKYSHLITSHGFHPNELLKYWHHLQSNKRDACINTLKERVGRTHSNRMNGEKVAQ; encoded by the coding sequence ATGCAGTGGAGACGACGCCACTGCTGTGCACATACAGCTAAACTTCTCTATCTCCTCTCACTGCTGGGTGTGCTGATCTTTCTGGTTCATCAGGTGTGGCTGCCTAGGCTCAATGGTATGCCATGGTGGAGAGGCCATCCTGTGGTGTACGGAGGTGGTGGACTTCAGACCATCAAAGCCAGATGGAACATGAGCTCCCAACATTCAATGTGGAGGTTTGTGATTGTTCCTCAACCGACTCTCAAGGCTGACACTAACATCAGCTCCCATGAGAAGGAAGCTGTCTCCCCTCCTCAGGGAGACCCAAGTTTTGAGAACTCTCTGGCAGCCAACACTAGCCAAAGTGAAGAGGGAGACCTTAGTAGCACAATAACCCATGGGCCTTTCCCTTATATCATCAACGAGCCAGATAAATGTGCAGAGAGCAGACCTGCGCCATTTCTGGTGTTGCTGATAGCCACTGAGGCTCGGCAGGTGGAAGCGAGGAATGCCATACGGCAGACGTGGGGGAATGAGAGTGTGGCTCCAGCTCTGGGATTCATCCGCCTGTTTCTGCTAGGGAAAAATGAGGGGGAGCTGGGGCTTTTACAGCAAAGGATGCTAGAAGCAGAAAGACGGAGGCATCATGATATCATTCAGCAGGACTTTCTGGATTCCTACAAAAACCTGACCATAAAGACATTGATGGGAATGAACTGGGTGGCAGTGCACTGCCCGCAAGCCAGCTATGTCATGAAGACAGACAGCGACATGTTTGTCAACACAGAGTACCTCATCCACAAGCTGCTCAGGCCAGAACTGAAGCCCAAGAAGAACTACTTCACGGGCAACAACATGAGAGGATTTGCTCCCAACCgaaataaaaacagcaagtGGTACATGCCCCCTGAGCTGTACCCGAGTGACAAGTAtcccaccttctgctccgggaCTGGTTACGTTTTCTCGGGAGACTTGGCGAGAAAAATTTACAAAGCATCTCTGAGTATCCGACATCTGCATCTGGAAGATGTGTATGTGGGAATATGCCTGGCCAAGCTCCAGATTGAGCCCACGCCACCACCGAATGAGTTCCTATTCAACCACTGGCGGGTGTCTTACTCCAGCTGCAAGTACAGCCATCTCATAACATCACACGGGTTTCATCCCAATGAACTACTTAAATACTGGCATCACCTGCAAAGCAACAAACGCGATGCCTGCATCAACACATTAAAGGAGAGAGTGGGAAGGACACACAGCAACCGAATGAATGGAGAGAAAGTAGCTCAGTAA